The Microcystis panniformis FACHB-1757 region CGTGACAGAAATTACTCCCAATTCTCCAAGAGTATCTAAACTAAACCCGGTGAGAATGTGATGGATATCGTGGGTTTTATCAATGCGAAAACCAATATAGTCGGCATCGGAATCAAATTGCTCGCGTTGGGGATAAAATTGCGGATCATAGCCCAAAGTGTGCATAATTGTGCCGTAAGTCCAACCGAGAGAACCTTTCGGCATTTTTAACATTGCTTCGAGATCGTAGGGTTTGCCGATGTATCTTTCTTGCACTAATTGAGCGGAAGCTGGTTCTTGCAGAACTGCTTTTACACATAACTCCATCGGGCGACTATTGACCAATCGGCGCTCGATTTCCCAGACATTAGCCGTTTCTTGGCCAGCGCCGGCCGCTAGATCGACAAATTCCAGAAATCGATGCAAATTTTCGGGTGTGGCTAATTGATTGATGTATCTGTAACTCATGGAATTCTCCTCATCGGTAGATAAATTTACAGGCTGCTTAGAACAAGTGTATTAATAGCGCAGGGGGCCACCGTAACCACCGTATAAACCGACCCCGCGGGTACCGGCCCCCACCCCGTAAAAGCCAGGACCGACACCACCACCAACACCAATCCAATCGATAAATAGGGAAGTTGCCCCGCCGGTTTTAGGTAGAGTCCCTTCGATTAGCTTGTAGCTGTAAATCAAGTCCTTGCCATCGATGACGGGATTGCTAATCTCGACGACAATTATGGTATTGTCTTGACGGCCAGGTTCATAGACCGAGAGGGTAGCATTGGGGGGATCGTTGGCAAAATTATCTTTTCCCGCCCTAGCTGTCCACTCATCCATGTAGGCTGCCATGGTCAGATTACCAGCAATCCGGTTTGGGCGATCGGAAAAGTATAATGTCTGTTTGTTGACATTCACCAGGCGAATTGTTTTTGCGACGGGATCTACCTTAATATCTTCTGCCGTTTGCACGAACATTAACTGCACTTTTTCTTGAGCAGGAGTAGTCTGGGCTACAGAAATATTGGGCATCCCCCAGCTATTGATTGCCATGGCCGCTACTCCCAGAAAAAGTGTATAACGAAAACGCTTCAGGGATTTGGTCAATTGCTCAGAATTTCTCATGATTGCTCTCCTTAATACCCAGTTTAAATATACAACAGCTTATTTGATATTTCCAGTAATTTTCTTAGCTAACTATTTAGACTAATTAGCAATTGGCTATGATGGTAGTTTCGGAACGATCTGATCGACAAAAATATTAATCAAACCTGTCACCATAAATTGTACTCCGATCGCCGCTACAAATAGGCCCATAACTCGCTGAGTAATACTCAAGCCAATATCTCCTAAAAGTCTTTGTAACCATTTGCCAGCCGCGAGGATGAGAAAGACTAAAAAACTGACTAAAATTGTCATCAAAATCAGTTCAATGCCCGTACCACTACCTACCCTTGATTCGGCTTCACTGGCATAAAGGATAACGTTAGCAATCACCCCAGGCCCCACTAATAAAGGCATAGCCATAGGAATAACAATCTGCCGATAAACTGACTTAGCTTCGCTGAGATAATCCCCGCCTTGCTCATTAATTAAAAGCTCTTTTGTCCCTGCCCCAGAACCGTTAACAATGTTGATACCGATAATCAACAAAAGCACGCCACCAGCTAGGCGAAAAGAGTCTAAGGTGACGCCAAAGAATTTTAGCATTGCCGTTCCGATAAACATAAAAATCAATAACAAACACAAGACAGTTAACGAGACAAATAGAGCCACGAGTCGTTGTACTTCTTTACGTTCGCGAGCGGTGTAACTAATAAAAATCGGCAGCATTCCCAGAGGATTTAAGAGGGCGAATAAAGTGATGGCAAAGTTTCTCAAAAAAGACCATTCCATAGGACAAAGTTGCTAATTTAAGCTCAATTTTTTTGCTTTTAACCGAGGGATAGTCTAGATAAAGCTACCAGTATCACAAGTCCCCTTTTCTACTGCCGGGCCATGATAATTTTCAGACGTTCCTCCGGGTCGATCAGGTGGTCATGATCGTCCGTACCCAGATCGAGTTGAACCCAACCGATCTTGCCGGTGAAACGACTGGTTTTCGAGGTATATTCCGCCGCCACGGGGGTGCCGGATTCGTAGCCGATATCCGTGGTTTCGTCGGCGGAGAAAATAAAAGCCTGAGTTCGTTCTACCCGACCCGTACCCACCGGTTGACCGTCGTAGTAGAGGGTGACATTTCCCCCCCGTCCTAAACCACCACCATCGTAGGCAAACTCCATCCGTACCTGATGCTTGCCAGCCGGGATCGTCTCCGTCGCCTCGGTGACAAAACTTTCAATCCCCAGCACGTTATAGACGAACTTGGCTTTTCCATCGTGGCTATAGACACTCCAACCACCGAAGCGGCCGCCTTGGGCGATAATCACCCCGTCCGCGCCTTCCGGGGGAATTTCCAGTTCCGCCGTTACCGAGAAGGATTTATTTTTGATGTTGATGACGCTATTTTCGGACAAACGCCCCATTCCGGCGAAAAATAATTGCGAGTTCCCCCTGGCGAGGGTGGGTCGGCCGGCGGTGGCGGGATCGATCCGTTCCACTTGGCGATCATCTAGGGGCAGTACATTATATTTAACCGCCTCGATCAGAAATTGTCGCTGTAGTTCGTGCAGTTTCTCTGGCATTTCCTGGCAGAGATCCCGAGCTTGCGTCCAATCCGTACTGCCGTCGTATAGTTCCCAGATATCATCGTCGAAAGGAACCATCGTCTGTCCAGTCATCACCCACGGGGTGCGGTGCTTGGTAATCGCGCTCCAACCCTTGTAATAGATGCCCCGATTGCCAAACATCTCGAAATACTGCACATCATGACGTTCGGGGGCGGCTGCGTCGTTAAAGGTATAAACCATACTCGTACCCTCGTAGGGACTTTGTAGGACACCGTTAACCATCGTCGGTTCGGGAATGCCTACCACTTCCA contains the following coding sequences:
- a CDS encoding MarC family protein, which gives rise to MEWSFLRNFAITLFALLNPLGMLPIFISYTARERKEVQRLVALFVSLTVLCLLLIFMFIGTAMLKFFGVTLDSFRLAGGVLLLIIGINIVNGSGAGTKELLINEQGGDYLSEAKSVYRQIVIPMAMPLLVGPGVIANVILYASEAESRVGSGTGIELILMTILVSFLVFLILAAGKWLQRLLGDIGLSITQRVMGLFVAAIGVQFMVTGLINIFVDQIVPKLPS
- a CDS encoding Coq4 family protein, with the translated sequence MSYRYINQLATPENLHRFLEFVDLAAGAGQETANVWEIERRLVNSRPMELCVKAVLQEPASAQLVQERYIGKPYDLEAMLKMPKGSLGWTYGTIMHTLGYDPQFYPQREQFDSDADYIGFRIDKTHDIHHILTGFSLDTLGELGVISVTVAQTRYPTFLLIDILSLLMTFFTSDTLLSEVESDADLNKTLGYKFDLISRGITIGRQAQPLFPIKWEEGLEKPLDQWREELNIKPVLDGPWSWYSCPELQAAIA